In Campylobacter sp. MIT 99-7217, the following are encoded in one genomic region:
- a CDS encoding sulfite exporter TauE/SafE family protein: protein MTDLIIYVSMGIIAGISSGLFGIGGGMIIVPLALTLGISSHSAVALSVVQMIFSSVFGSYINYKKKNFDLKDGLFVGLGGLIGASFSGLVLKLLSDVTLTALFLCLSIVFFLKYAFDVKNAVHQSQRSELSKKVILVGAGALTGVFAISFGIGGGLLIAPILGYFLGYDSKKVVPLSLFFVVFASLSGATSFIMQGVIDSSILYNGSLVGIGSMIGVFLGIKIIEKMKTTAHRKVLLFVYLLSISMTAFALLRKLGIVEL from the coding sequence ATGACGGATCTTATCATTTATGTATCAATGGGTATTATCGCTGGTATAAGTTCAGGGCTTTTTGGCATAGGTGGAGGCATGATCATCGTTCCTCTTGCCCTAACATTAGGCATTAGTTCTCATTCAGCTGTTGCACTTTCTGTTGTTCAAATGATTTTTTCCTCTGTTTTTGGCTCTTATATCAACTATAAAAAAAAGAATTTTGACCTTAAAGATGGGCTTTTTGTAGGACTTGGTGGGCTTATTGGGGCTAGTTTTAGCGGACTTGTTCTTAAGCTTTTAAGTGATGTTACTCTCACAGCACTTTTCTTGTGTTTAAGTATAGTTTTTTTCTTAAAATACGCCTTTGATGTAAAAAATGCTGTTCATCAAAGCCAAAGAAGTGAGCTGAGCAAAAAAGTGATCTTAGTGGGTGCTGGAGCGCTTACAGGTGTGTTTGCTATTTCTTTTGGTATAGGTGGAGGACTTTTGATCGCCCCTATTTTAGGATATTTTTTAGGCTATGATAGTAAAAAAGTTGTTCCTCTGTCTTTATTTTTTGTCGTTTTTGCCTCGCTTTCTGGTGCAACTTCTTTCATCATGCAAGGCGTGATTGATAGTTCCATACTTTACAACGGCTCTTTAGTTGGTATAGGCTCGATGATAGGCGTTTTCTTGGGTATTAAGATCATTGAAAAAATGAAAACAACAGCACACCGCAAGGTCTTGCTCTTTGTGTATTTACTCTCTATATCAATGACTGCTTTTGCTTTACTTAGAAAGCTTGGCATTGTAGAGCTTTGA
- a CDS encoding Rrf2 family transcriptional regulator, translated as MLFTRASEYALLALIYISDKEKPQDVETMALELNISRSFLAKILQVLAKDGLLHSYKGAKGGFTLVKTPKEYTLKEIVDSAEKKQVSVFECSQGVCPDNKGERCHMFPVLLGLQKKMDEHLNEITLADIVNQK; from the coding sequence GTGCTTTTTACTAGAGCTAGTGAGTATGCCCTGCTTGCATTGATTTATATTTCAGATAAAGAAAAACCACAAGATGTTGAAACTATGGCACTTGAACTTAATATTTCAAGAAGTTTTTTAGCTAAAATTTTGCAAGTTCTTGCAAAAGACGGTTTGCTTCACTCCTACAAAGGAGCTAAGGGAGGATTTACTTTAGTTAAAACCCCTAAAGAATATACTCTCAAAGAAATAGTTGATAGTGCTGAGAAAAAACAAGTCAGCGTTTTTGAATGCTCTCAAGGCGTTTGCCCTGACAATAAAGGCGAAAGATGCCATATGTTCCCTGTCCTGCTTGGTTTGCAAAAGAAAATGGACGAACATTTAAATGAAATAACGCTAGCGGATATTGTTAATCAAAAATAA
- the flhA gene encoding flagellar biosynthesis protein FlhA, translating into MAKRKIIDLVIPFLAPVIAPIIKAKSLTIVGFLVCILAIIIVPLPAVILDFFLALSIAISVLIILISIYIAKPTDLTTFPTLILIITLFRLALNIATTRMILSEGQNGPAAVSEIIASFGEFVVGGNYVIGMIVFTILVLINFMVVTKGSTRVSEVQARFTLDAMPGKQMAIDADLNAGLIDEETARARRQEIIGEANFYGAMDGSSKFIKGDAVAGIIITIINLIGGFLIGYFQHDMPLNECAATYTILTIGDGLVSQIPGLITSTATAIIITRASKDKENFAEGSLNQLLGEYRTLMIVGFILFIFALVPGLPHLSLGFMAFVFLSLGYLSLQIKEGKIKPVEKREKKEATAKAAAPVPKKSEEEIIKEEEHKINDILKIEILELELGYGLIRLAESELTERIRSMRRSIAQALGFLMPKIRIRDNLQLKPNEYNFKLKGVVIGSAEIYPDKYLALDSGFVTEEIEGIATKEPAFNSDALWIDANLKDEATLNGYTVVDPASVISTHMSEMIKANAADLLTRQEVQNLLDKVQKDYPVVVEDCMKVASVGLVQKVLKNLLKNNIPIKDMITILEALTDIAEVNKSFDMIIEHVRAALARVITNLYVDDKGNLGFYLLDSASSAKLMEHLQFKDGNYQLMINVAQTSTLIDALKKAVESTANTRIKPFVLCVEPQLRKAIATICDNYNIKMVVLSFGEVADNVNFNTEGVIEVGL; encoded by the coding sequence ATGGCAAAAAGAAAAATTATTGATCTTGTCATTCCCTTTTTAGCTCCTGTAATAGCCCCTATCATCAAAGCAAAATCCCTTACTATAGTTGGGTTTTTGGTTTGTATTTTAGCTATTATTATAGTGCCTTTACCTGCGGTAATACTTGATTTTTTCCTAGCTTTAAGCATAGCCATATCTGTTTTAATTATCCTCATTTCTATTTACATAGCAAAGCCTACTGATCTTACCACCTTTCCTACTCTTATTCTCATCATCACGCTTTTTAGATTAGCATTAAATATCGCTACAACGCGTATGATTTTAAGTGAGGGGCAAAATGGACCAGCTGCTGTGAGTGAGATTATCGCTAGTTTTGGGGAATTTGTGGTTGGGGGAAATTATGTCATCGGTATGATCGTTTTTACGATCTTGGTTTTGATTAATTTCATGGTTGTTACAAAGGGAAGTACTAGAGTTTCTGAAGTTCAAGCAAGATTTACCCTTGATGCAATGCCCGGAAAACAAATGGCTATTGATGCGGATTTAAATGCTGGGCTTATCGATGAAGAAACTGCAAGAGCAAGAAGACAAGAGATCATCGGCGAGGCTAATTTTTACGGAGCAATGGATGGTTCGAGCAAATTCATCAAAGGCGATGCTGTTGCTGGGATCATCATCACTATCATCAATCTTATCGGCGGTTTTTTAATAGGCTATTTTCAACATGATATGCCCTTAAATGAATGTGCTGCAACTTACACTATCCTAACTATAGGCGATGGGCTTGTATCTCAAATTCCAGGTCTCATCACTTCAACAGCCACGGCTATCATCATCACGCGTGCAAGCAAGGATAAAGAAAATTTCGCAGAGGGTTCTTTAAACCAGCTTTTAGGCGAATACAGAACCTTAATGATCGTTGGTTTTATCCTCTTTATCTTTGCCTTGGTTCCGGGACTTCCGCACTTATCTTTAGGCTTTATGGCTTTTGTGTTTTTATCTTTGGGTTATCTAAGTTTGCAGATCAAAGAGGGCAAGATAAAGCCTGTTGAAAAAAGAGAGAAAAAAGAAGCCACAGCAAAAGCAGCAGCTCCTGTACCAAAGAAAAGTGAAGAAGAGATCATCAAAGAAGAAGAACATAAGATCAATGATATTTTAAAGATTGAAATTTTAGAGCTTGAGCTTGGTTATGGTCTTATTAGACTTGCAGAAAGCGAGCTTACTGAAAGAATCCGTTCTATGAGAAGAAGCATAGCCCAAGCACTCGGCTTTTTAATGCCAAAAATCAGAATAAGGGACAATTTACAGCTCAAGCCAAATGAATACAATTTCAAGCTTAAGGGCGTGGTGATAGGTAGTGCTGAAATTTATCCTGACAAATACCTAGCCCTAGATAGTGGCTTTGTTACAGAAGAAATCGAGGGTATTGCTACAAAAGAGCCAGCTTTTAACTCAGACGCTCTTTGGATCGATGCGAATTTAAAAGATGAAGCTACGCTTAATGGCTATACTGTGGTTGATCCTGCAAGCGTGATTTCAACGCATATGAGTGAGATGATCAAGGCAAATGCGGCTGATCTTTTGACGCGCCAAGAGGTGCAAAATTTACTTGATAAGGTGCAAAAGGATTATCCTGTTGTGGTGGAAGACTGCATGAAAGTAGCTTCTGTGGGGCTTGTGCAAAAGGTGCTTAAAAACTTGCTTAAAAACAATATCCCTATCAAGGATATGATCACTATACTTGAGGCTTTGACGGATATTGCTGAGGTAAATAAAAGCTTTGATATGATTATTGAGCATGTGCGTGCAGCCTTAGCTAGGGTCATTACTAATCTTTATGTCGATGATAAGGGAAATTTAGGATTTTATCTTTTGGATTCTGCAAGCTCTGCAAAGCTTATGGAACATTTGCAGTTTAAGGACGGCAACTATCAATTAATGATCAATGTCGCTCAAACAAGCACCCTAATCGATGCACTTAAAAAAGCGGTTGAAAGCACAGCAAATACAAGGATCAAGCCTTTTGTGCTTTGTGTTGAACCTCAGTTAAGAAAGGCTATTGCTACAATTTGTGATAATTATAATATCAAAATGGTCGTTCTTTCTTTTGGAGAGGTTGCTGATAATGTAAATT
- a CDS encoding NAD(P)H-binding protein, with amino-acid sequence MKKILLKSLFLLAFIFSSQGFATSWSKEDFKDIANTNKPLTVLIIGANGSVAKEVTAGFLSGTKANLKLFLRKASRLQNVKNKNPSRIELVEGDATDKEALKKAMQGVDAVYANLAGNLPTMAKAIIEAMSETGLKRLIWISSFGVYEGEISQKEFNKIASYNPPHRAAVRLIESSDLDYTIIRAQWFSWANEIDYELTQKGEAFKNEGAYISRKSIAHLVIKLCLEGSNLRQSLGINKP; translated from the coding sequence ATGAAAAAAATACTTCTTAAAAGCTTGTTTTTGCTTGCTTTTATTTTTAGCTCACAAGGCTTTGCTACTTCTTGGAGTAAGGAGGATTTTAAAGATATTGCTAATACAAATAAGCCCTTAACTGTGCTTATCATAGGTGCAAATGGTAGCGTAGCAAAGGAAGTTACAGCTGGTTTTTTAAGTGGAACAAAGGCAAATTTGAAGCTTTTTTTAAGAAAGGCAAGCCGTTTGCAAAATGTCAAAAATAAAAATCCTAGCAGGATTGAGCTAGTTGAGGGCGATGCCACAGATAAAGAGGCTTTAAAAAAAGCTATGCAAGGCGTTGACGCAGTGTATGCAAATTTAGCTGGAAACTTGCCTACTATGGCAAAGGCTATCATCGAGGCTATGAGTGAAACAGGGCTTAAAAGGCTTATTTGGATAAGCTCTTTTGGGGTTTATGAGGGAGAAATTTCTCAAAAAGAATTTAATAAAATAGCAAGTTACAATCCCCCTCACAGAGCTGCTGTAAGGCTCATTGAATCAAGTGATTTGGATTATACTATAATCAGAGCTCAGTGGTTTAGCTGGGCTAATGAGATTGATTATGAGCTTACACAAAAGGGCGAGGCTTTTAAAAACGAAGGCGCTTATATTTCTAGAAAAAGCATAGCTCATTTAGTGATAAAACTTTGCCTTGAGGGTTCAAATTTAAGACAAAGCCTAGGTATAAACAAGCCTTAA
- the rpsO gene encoding 30S ribosomal protein S15, which translates to MALDSAKKAEIIAKFAKKAGDTGSTEVQVALLSARIAELTEHLKIYKKDFSSRLGLLKLVGQRKRLLAYLKRKDYSSYSKLIAELNLRDK; encoded by the coding sequence ATGGCTTTGGATTCGGCTAAAAAAGCTGAGATTATCGCTAAATTTGCTAAAAAAGCAGGCGATACAGGATCAACAGAGGTTCAAGTTGCACTTTTAAGTGCAAGGATTGCAGAGCTTACAGAGCATTTGAAAATTTATAAAAAGGATTTTTCTTCTCGCTTGGGACTTTTAAAGCTCGTTGGGCAAAGAAAGAGACTTTTAGCTTATCTTAAAAGAAAAGATTATTCTTCTTATAGCAAACTCATCGCTGAGCTTAATCTAAGAGATAAATAA